In one window of Tripterygium wilfordii isolate XIE 37 chromosome 1, ASM1340144v1, whole genome shotgun sequence DNA:
- the LOC120003961 gene encoding putative pentatricopeptide repeat-containing protein At3g16890, mitochondrial has product MRRLSSLASRASAALSNLSQERLHLQKFNRAKIQPTTQSTTSGRVDQRRTNDDVEAISTSRGTVASKPSLVSVEKTPLSAQNNFIPVDRQYVARILSRNDWFLLLDHEVKARRIILNPQAVVSILQNQENPLHALRFFIWVSNFDPLVSRNQSVKGVLSNVLHREGPVVLSIELLQDIKNSGFRVSEELLCILIGSWGRLGLAKYCADIFGQISFLGISPSTRLYNSVIDALVKSNSLDLAYLKFQQMSADGCKPDRFTYNILIHGVCRIGVVDEALRLVKQMETSGHSPNVHTYTILIDGFCNAKRVDEVFRLVETMKQKNVYPNEATIRSLIQGVFRCTAPIKAFELLIGYMEKNPILQKFTCDTLLCCLCNCFMAREAAVFLRKISERGYLPDSSTFDIILTCFIKKLDIDETCEILDNFLKRGVKVGFNTYIVLIEALHNAGKHVEGDRYYELMIKDGLLSNVFSCNMVIDCFCKVNMMGRAANTLREMQHTGIAPNRVTFNTLISGYCKDGEVRKAQELLEMLLKHGFLPDIFTFTSIIDGLCRAHRIEDAFGCFTEMVEWGVNPNAVTYNILIYSLCVAGDIGKSMKLVRKMKANGVSPDIFSFNALIQSFCRMNKVEKAKDVFISVLTLGLNPDNYTYTSLIKALCESGKFDEAKKLFLSMEANNCFPDSYTCNLFLDHLLKQAHFEDANEIAKRCKEKGILVKPIPLP; this is encoded by the coding sequence ATGAGACGGCTCTCTTCTTTAGCTTCTAGGGCATCAGCTGCACTCAGTAATCTCTCCCAGGAACGATTGCATCTGCAAAAATTCAACAGAGCGAAGATTCAACCAACGACCCAATCGACAACATCAGGTCGCGTTGATCAAAGACGCACCAATGACGACGTCGAAGCTATTTCAACTTCAAGAGGTACTGTTGCTTCGAAACCAAGCCTAGTTTCAGTGGAAAAAACTCCACTTTCAGCTCAAAATAACTTCATTCCGGTTGATCGTCAATACGTTGCTCGGATTCTGTCTAGGAATGACTGGTTTTTGTTACTGGACCATGAGGTCAAGGCAAGACGGATAATTTTGAATCCTCAAGCTGTGGTGAGTATCTTGCAGAATCAAGAAAACCCATTGCATGCTTTGAGATTTTTTATATGGGTTTCGAATTTCGACCCTTTAGTTTCTAGGAATCAATCCGTTAAGGGTGTTTTATCTAATGTTCTCCATCGAGAAGGGCCGGTTGTTTTGTCTATTGAATTGCTTCAGGATATTAAAAACTCAGGTTTTCGAGTCTCGGAGGAATTGCTCTGTATCTTGATTGGTAGTTGGGGAAGATTAGGATTGGCCAAGTACTGTGCTGATATATTTGGGCAGATTTCGTTTTTGGGGATTAGCCCGAGTACAAGGTTGTACAACTCAGTCATTGATGCATTGGTTAAATCTAATTCCCTTGACTTAGCATATTTGAAATTCCAACAGATGTCTGCTGATGGTTGCAAGCCAGATAGGTTTACTTACAATATACTTATACATGGAGTTTGTAGAATTGGCGTGGTTGATGAGGCACTTCGGTTGGTGAAACAGATGGAGACGTCAGGACATTCACCTAACGTGCATACATATACAATTCTAATTGATGGCTTTTGTAATGCAAAGAGGGTAGATGAAGTCTTCAGGCTTGTGGAGACAATGAAGCAGAAGAATGTGTATCCGAATGAAGCTACCATTAGATCATTGATTCAAGGAGTGTTTCGTTGCACAGCCCCAATTAAGGCATTTGAGTTGTTAATAGGCTATATGGAGAAAAATCCCATCTTGCAGAAGTTCACTTGTGACACTCTCCTGTGCTGCCTTTGTAATTGCTTTATGGCAAGAGAGGCAGCTGTCTTTTTGAGGAAAATTAGTGAGAGAGGATACTTGCCTGACAGTTCGACATTTGACATTATACTAACTTGTTTTATAAAGAAATTGGATATTGATGAGACATGTGAAATATTGGATAATTTTCTTAAGCGGGGTGTGAAGGTAGGGTTTAATACTTACATTGTGCTAATTGAAGCATTACACAATGCAGGAAAACATGTTGAGGGGGATCGGTACTACGAGCTGATGATTAAGGATGGACTTCTGTCAAATGTTTTCTCGTGTAACATGGTTATTGATTGCTTTTGCAAAGTCAATATGATGGGCAGGGCTGCAAATACTTTAAGAGAGATGCAACATACAGGTATTGCTCCTAATCGTGTTACTTTCAATACCCTCATTAGTGGGTACTGCAAGGATGGAGAGGTTCGTAAAGCACAAGAGCTGTTGGAGATGCTTCTAAAACATGGATTTCTACCAGATATCTTCACTTTTACTTCCATAATTGATGGTCTTTGTCGAGCACACCGTATTGAGGATGCTTTTGGTTGTTTCACTGAAATGGTTGAGTGGGGTGTCAACCCAAATGCTGTCACATACAATATATTAATATACTCTCTCTGTGTGGCTGGGGATATTGGTAAGTCAATGAAACTAGTAAGAAAGATGAAAGCAAACGGTGTAAGCCCagatattttttctttcaatgctCTGATTCAAAGCTTCTGTCGGATGAATAAAGTTGAGAAAGCAAAGGATGTGTTCATTTCCGTGTTGACATTGGGTTTGAATCCTGATAACTATACATACACTTCTTTAATCAAGGCACTGTGTGAATCCGGGAAATTTGATGAAGCTAAGAAGTTGTTTCTTTCAATGGAAGCAAATAATTGTTTTCCTGATTCTTATACATGCAATTTATTTTTGGACCATCTACTCAAGCAAGCTCACTTTGAGGATGCCAATGAGATAGCAAAAAGATGCAAGGAGAAGGGAATTTTGGTGAAACCCATTCCTCTCCCTTAG